The Sulfitobacter sp. S223 genome has a window encoding:
- a CDS encoding NIPSNAP family protein, translating to MLTCIIRYHIDPTKKEQFQRYARNWGQAIPRCGADLVGYYAPHEGSSTLAYGIYNIPSLAAYETYRSRLADDPLGRENYAFAQSEKFLLREDRTFLTLASAPHGESQ from the coding sequence ATGCTCACCTGCATCATCCGCTACCACATTGACCCGACCAAGAAAGAACAATTCCAACGCTATGCCCGCAACTGGGGTCAGGCCATCCCTCGATGCGGTGCTGATCTTGTGGGATACTACGCCCCGCATGAAGGGTCTTCGACGCTCGCCTACGGAATCTACAATATCCCCTCGCTTGCGGCATATGAGACCTACCGATCCCGCCTTGCAGACGATCCACTGGGTCGCGAAAACTATGCCTTCGCACAATCTGAAAAGTTCCTATTGCGCGAAGACCGCACATTCCTCACCCTCGCCTCAGCCCCTCATGGAGAAAGCCAATGA
- a CDS encoding antibiotic biosynthesis monooxygenase: protein MIAVIFEVMPHADKKEAYLAMAAEMRPLVEQIDGFISVERFQSITNPEKLLSLSFFRDEEALNEWRRLTRHRGAQKAGREVMFSDYRLRVAHVLRDYGMFERDEAPDDSTALHG from the coding sequence ATGATCGCAGTCATCTTCGAAGTCATGCCGCACGCAGATAAAAAGGAGGCCTACCTTGCCATGGCGGCAGAGATGCGGCCGCTGGTCGAGCAGATAGACGGCTTTATCTCGGTCGAACGGTTTCAAAGTATCACCAATCCCGAAAAGCTGCTTTCCCTATCCTTTTTTCGCGACGAGGAGGCATTGAACGAATGGAGGCGTCTGACCCGACACCGGGGCGCGCAAAAGGCAGGGCGCGAGGTGATGTTTAGCGACTACCGACTGCGCGTGGCACACGTCTTGCGTGACTACGGCATGTTCGAACGTGACGAAGCACCTGACGACAGCACAGCCTTGCATGGCTAG
- a CDS encoding helix-turn-helix transcriptional regulator, producing MKEGPDIARIAALIGDPARANILSALMSGKALTATELANEAGVTVQTASAHLAKLEAGGLTSVRKAGRHRYVSLSGPEVAAVLEALMGLAAGQGHLRTYTGPRDVALREARVCYNHLAGARGIAMYDSMTVQGYLTEQNDTVVLSASGAKFVTAFGVDLAALERARAPVCRTCLDWSARRTHLAGGLGRAMLVQMEALGWAARESGSRVVRFTRQGSVAFEAQFAINA from the coding sequence ATGAAAGAAGGTCCAGACATAGCCCGTATTGCTGCGCTGATTGGTGATCCGGCGCGCGCAAATATTCTAAGCGCGCTCATGAGCGGGAAAGCTTTGACCGCAACCGAGCTTGCGAATGAGGCTGGTGTCACGGTTCAAACCGCAAGCGCCCATCTGGCCAAGCTTGAGGCGGGCGGGCTGACTTCGGTGCGCAAAGCCGGAAGGCACCGCTATGTGTCGCTAAGCGGGCCAGAGGTAGCGGCGGTTCTGGAGGCGCTTATGGGGCTGGCCGCAGGGCAAGGGCATTTACGCACATATACGGGTCCACGCGATGTGGCACTGCGTGAAGCGCGGGTATGTTACAATCACTTGGCCGGCGCGCGGGGCATCGCAATGTACGATTCCATGACGGTGCAGGGTTATCTGACCGAACAAAATGACACAGTCGTCTTGAGCGCCTCGGGCGCAAAATTTGTGACCGCGTTTGGCGTAGATCTGGCCGCGTTGGAACGGGCCCGCGCGCCGGTTTGTCGGACCTGTCTGGACTGGAGCGCGCGGCGGACCCATTTGGCCGGTGGGCTGGGGCGTGCAATGTTGGTGCAGATGGAGGCGCTTGGTTGGGCCGCGCGCGAAAGCGGCAGCCGCGTTGTCCGGTTCACGCGCCAAGGTAGCGTGGCGTTTGAGGCGCAGTTCGCCATTAATGCGTAA
- a CDS encoding FkbM family methyltransferase, which translates to MSVTPPDFPWSPAMNAYGFYCIPGTFRKREVSQILLKGEVNEPRTLSLIQQFAGNGDIVSGGAFVGDFLPFMSRTLKRGAYVHSFEPNPTGFAAASMTLALNDVRNVKLSPVAVGKEAAVLPLLISTAEGKEMGGSSKIVEEAKEGRTIDVDIVRIDDLVPDSRKVSVLQLDIEGHEGLALEGAPQTLANGHPLVVLETLAAQDPREIEAKLRELCPAAEYTLMGMMERNAFYKPLKARS; encoded by the coding sequence ATGTCAGTTACCCCTCCCGATTTTCCTTGGTCCCCCGCGATGAATGCCTACGGGTTCTACTGTATTCCGGGCACATTCAGGAAACGCGAGGTTTCACAGATTCTGTTGAAGGGTGAAGTGAACGAGCCACGCACGCTGAGCTTGATCCAGCAGTTTGCAGGAAACGGCGATATCGTGAGTGGTGGCGCATTTGTAGGTGATTTCCTGCCGTTTATGTCCCGAACGTTGAAGCGCGGTGCCTACGTCCATTCGTTTGAACCGAACCCGACCGGGTTTGCTGCAGCGAGTATGACGCTTGCGCTTAACGATGTCAGGAACGTCAAGCTTTCGCCTGTTGCTGTCGGGAAGGAGGCGGCAGTATTGCCACTGCTAATTTCGACGGCAGAAGGCAAGGAAATGGGTGGGTCGTCCAAAATCGTGGAAGAGGCAAAAGAGGGCCGTACGATTGATGTCGATATCGTGCGGATTGATGATCTGGTGCCCGACTCCCGTAAAGTCAGTGTGCTTCAGTTGGACATCGAAGGGCACGAAGGCCTCGCCTTGGAAGGCGCGCCACAGACGCTTGCCAATGGACATCCGCTGGTGGTGCTGGAAACCTTGGCCGCCCAAGACCCGCGTGAAATTGAGGCGAAGCTTCGAGAACTCTGTCCTGCTGCCGAATACACCTTGATGGGTATGATGGAGCGTAACGCGTTCTACAAACCGCTCAAGGCGCGCAGCTGA